The window TCTGAAACGTCTGAAAATCTTGCACGTGAATTAAGACCAAAGTCTGTCATTCTCCTTCTAACTGTTCTTACGGAAACCCCTAACATTTTGGCGATGATTGGAACAGTAAACCCGTGGCCCAGAAAGTATTGTAGCTGCTCAGAGGTCACACAAAACCTTGGTCTACCACTAGTTGATTGTAGGGTGGTTGCCTGATACGAATCATCGACTCCGGAACTCGATGAAGCTCTCGCTTGCTCCAAATATCTTGTGGCTTCACGAACATACATAAGAGAATTTCGTATGTCAGAATTTATCTCTAGTGCGGCCAATCGATTCATATGTGTGCACAGACTGTCACAGAAAAGGCCGACATCAGCAAGCATGCTAGAATCTAGGTGAAAGGACATGATTTGCCGTTGGGCGTTATTCAGCAGTCCTCTGATAAGGCGACGAAGCTCCTCGGCTGTTTCCTCTCTTGAGACGGTCATGATCTACCGTGTACAACTAGTCTCGCAAGACAAGATTTGCTCAATGTGCGACTTCACGAGTTCCAGTcaagcacctcctctcacgtACGAGCAACACGTGACGTCGCAGTGAGCACGAAGGCGCTTGGCTTGAGAGGCTAGTGCCAAGTGCAGAGCCGTCTATCTATGGTATAGctaaaattatatattaattaattaagcatgcgCAGTGGCAAGAATAGAAATATACAGTGCTCGTAAACTCCACCAACCATATTATTTCATCCTACAAAGTCTATAGCCCCAATAATTATAACTAGCCAATGCTTCAACTAATTACTACACTTGACACTTCAACGCCTTTAATACCTACTTACTACACTCTAATTGATATTTAATTGTTCACTCCTGCACCTGCTTCTGATACTTGTGGATCTGCATGCATATGCTAAAAGAAAATGACTGCTGTGCTAGATCTGTATCAATCATAGGAGTCACTTCTTTCCATAGCCTCcataaaacaacaaaccagCAGTCATGGCCTGTTTGAATTTAGCTTCATCTCCACAGTATTTAGTCGGTAAGACCAATTCATGTCCACAAGTTGATGCTGTGGGATAGATGTCCATGCAGTTAAAGTGTAAGCTGGGCTTAGGTTCAAAGCCCATGACAGGAATGTTTTCACAAGATGTGAAAAACACTAGCAAGTCCGCCATAGTAAGATTCTCAACAACACCACCtacaagtatatatatatatatatatatatatatatatatatatatatataccatagacagttaattaattgtcataTTATAGACAGAgtcaatacaaacaactaaaccTTCCAAATCTTCAAGATAGCGACAAAAATAGATGTAACTTGCTTCTTCTTCTCTCCTGGAATTTGACCCCTTCTCAGAAAAATGCTTCTCTTTTAACAAACTCTTGAGCACAACTATATATAAGCACAATTAAATCAATTTATGATTTGTTTAAAAAAACTGGAAAGAAAAATAGTTACATATATTAATGCAGTACTGCATGTACCTGCAGTCAGAGGGTTGTGTTCTGCAACAAAAAGACATTGAAACACATGAGGGTGCTTCATCATTGCTGACAGCACATGAAGAGTTTCCAGTCCTTCACGCAATTGATCTAACTCAGCTTTTAcactgagtaagcaaaaatGAACTGCTAATGCAGACAGCATATCCTGCTTATAGATATGAAGAAGAGGCTTTGTGTAGCCTGCATCCATGAGCTTTTGCAGCACTTCATTGTCTGTCAGTAGATTGTCGAATTCAAGGCCATTGGCATTTGCAATATGTAGAACTGTCATTGCAAGCAACAAGTAAAATGTgcacaactacaacagcacCTGCTTAGCAATTGAACAGACGTCTGGATCAGGGATGTCCATAATGTCTGATTTGATTTCAGTTAGTGTTTTGCCACATAAGTAGCTATAAACACAAGGTGCAAAGACAGGACAGCCCATGCCATCTTGAACAACTGCCATCGCTATTAAAACTCCAAATTTCTTAAAGTTTTCTTGCTATAACAACATTGATCTGTTAACAATGGCAGTAAGGAGAACATGATTTCTTACTGACAGATGTTTCACGCTATGAATGGGTATGCATCTGTCATGGTTACCACATACCAGAAAGCCTTGAGCATTCCTGGCAACTAAATGCCACAACTCTATTCTCAGACTGCCACTGTCCACTCCCTCTTCTCCAAGAAATTCAACCTGGTATAGAAGCTATTGTTAAGTTGGAAAGAGTACACATGCCCTAATCATATGTACCGCAGGTGTCTTTTGCGGATCAAACCCTCTTTGATTCACTGAATCTAATGCATCCATCAAGCAGTGTTCCCTTCGAACCTCGAGAGAGAAAACGAGAGCCAAGCTAGTGGTAACTTGTTGCTGCAACTGTTTTATAAGATCAAACAAGGTTGGAGTTGTGGGGATTTGACCTAAGTAGTACAAACAAAAGCTTAGATAGTGTATATCAACATACACTGAAAAGACATTCAGCTATTGCCATAATATCCATATATCCACGCTGCTCACTCATAGTATGACAGGATAGTCTAACAGACAGTCtatttaacaattaattaatgcaaggGGAATAAGAAAAGAGCTAGACAAATTAAAGCGTATTATGCAAGCTAGCTGATTATATACTTAGGTGACATATCACTATAATCAATAACAATGAAAGACTTATTCAGGTGCTGGTGCATATAAAGCACCATACAAAACTGAGTACTACATATAAACACTCCTTTTTCTAAACCTAACTTTTTGCTTACCAAAAATTACATAAGATTTGCCACTGTTAGCAAATTGGGTTGTTAGGGCTTAACCACAACTTCTATAACAAGACTATCCATTGGTTCCTGCAATTATTTCAGCTTCAGTAGACTATGCTTAATTCACTAAATTTACAGAAATAGataatacagtatattaattaaattataaccTGTAATAGTAAGTGCATAAATGcaaaagtacacaaacaataagaaattaattaagtcatatACGTTGCTGTATTATAATGAGCACACTTTAAGCACCAATCAcatcctacacacacacacacacacacacacacacacacacacacacacacacacacacacacacacacaccagagaaGTCTTGCACAGCATCTTCCGCAACAAGTCTTACTTCAGTTCTGCCACAGAACACATCAGCTAATACTTCAGTTGAGCTGTCACACAAAGTAGCTGGAGAATGGTGGGAGCAATCTTTCAAAGCAACTTTACTGGGGTCACTTATTGATCCATCAAGTGCCACCCACATTAACACAGCCTGAGGAGACAAAATccaaattacattaattaacttagtttattaattaaatttaaaggCGGATCCTTCAGAGAACTGCGCAGCAATAGTGAGGTCTGGTGTTTGCGGAAGTGTTTCTACGTAGGGATGAGTGCCTGGTAAACTGCTAGAACAGGATCCACAACAGCGTCCATTGCCTTCAatgccaaagaatctcacaaaataTGGATTATCTCGAATGTTGCCGGGCGGAAATAAAGCGAATGAAAAGAAGGTCAGTCTCTATAGACGGTTTCCACAGTGCTTGGAGTGATAGAAATAGAGAGAACATTTCCAAGAACGTGATCCCTCTAATAGAGTAAGCTAGGCTATATAACGTGATCGATGGGGCGCAAAAAAACGCTTCACTTGCAATTGTCAGACGAAATTCTTGAACTCCCGTCAGTTTTTAAGTTATGAACATTGTTAACGTATATCTGTCGGgctgctctgagatagcgcccagaTACTTGGTTAGTGTATATGGAATAACCCATTAGCAAGCGAAGGCGGAGCCAGTAGTCTATCACATATCTCGGGAATGCTCATTTAAGTTCACCAAAGTATCAAATGTTGCTTAGATAATCTACTACAAGTCAACCAAAACAAACTAACCAAAGGCCTCTTTTTCCCCCAGGATTCCTGTTGCAAGTGATATAATCACTTCATGTTCAGGTACATGTACTTATAGCTAGCATAGGCACATTGTGCCAATGTCATAAATTACATTCCTGCAACCTCCATCTGGATGTTCTGATCCCAAATGTGTTGAATGTACGTATTCATTCATAAAAGCAGAATAAGAATGATTCCATTCAGATTCCCTTCAGGCAAGTATTTAACATATTTTATTCAAGACTGTCTTTATACCGACTCACAAACTAGCCATACAGGGTGCTCATTTGCACCTAAACCACCTACCTACATTCTCCACACTTGCAACAATTGTACATATCTATACATAAAATAGACATGACGTGTACAGCTTGCCTGAAGTGTGTCCTGGCCATGGAAGTAACGACGATGCTCTGAAGAGTCAGGCATCTTCACTTTCACAGTAATCTTTTCGTAAGATCCTCTAGGAGGTTCTACAGGCAAAAGTTGTTTAAAGGTTGCTCGGATTTGTTCGTGTTCCTAACAGCATACGGACAGACTGCATTTGTATATTACACAGCATGCAGTCAGGCATGAAATAAACCTCTTGCTGCTTCCTTTCTAATTCCTTGTTCTTGGCCTGGACAGCTTCCTCTTCTTCACGCTGTTTATCCTATACAAAACCGCACCTAGATATAATATTGAACAGTCTCTCTATATTCTCTAAACAGAATTAATCCAGAACCACACAAATGCGAAGAACTTAATTACCCACAAGCTTGTACACAACCATCTTATAGAACTACTAGCACAGAATATTAATCAATACTGTTTGCCATACGTTCTCTTGGTCTGCAGTAAGAGAGGCAGCATATTCCATGTCTTGCAAGTCACGGATTTTATGAAACTGTTAACACCATCTGCGTGTTAGTTTCCATTTTACAGGATTACTCAGTAAACATTGTAATTAAAGAAATGCACATGTATAGCAAGATAAAAATATTGATGTTATAGTTTCAAAATCACAAAAGCTGTTGTGTAGTACATAAAAGTGATGACAAAATAATTTTGAAGTTATTTGATTCAGTCTAGCAATTATTGCTGTGAATTGTTTTTGACTGTATACTGCTTCAATGAAACTAGTGTGCAAAAGCCAAATTAACAAATgtctatattaattaaaactgacAGACTACCTCATCTATTTCAAGATCTTTCTGGATCTTCAATTCGTCTTCCTGGAACATGCAACAATAACTGCCTCACAGTGCACGGTTGTATGCTGTACATACCTCACTATCCTGGTTACATAAATCAATGAAATCACTCAACTCTGATGTTTCCAGACTGCCTAAACCAGACACCTGAACATCCTTGGACTGATCGGATTGTGAATGTCAAATCCTGAGTAAAAAATGGCGAaagaaaaaattatatatatatatatatttatatatacatatataacggtatatttcttttgttttctaactTGCAAATCTGACTTTTGCTGATTAACATCATTTCTAACAGTGGTAACATTTAATTGTAGTTTCTATAATGATTATATAAGAGACAATGTTTGGATATaatcaattaactaaaatagCGTGATGACTTTACTTCTAATTGAAATGTATGAATGTCCAAAGTCCAGTTGTGTTGTCCAGAAGTTATCAGCAAAGCCTATTGTATTTGCATTCATTAATTGTAATagtaaatacaaaacaaataaaatactTTTAGAAACAGTTAAAACATTTCGCCTTTAATGAGAATGCAAGGAAACTTCGGTCTCTCCAATTTTCTGACAAAACCAAGTTGTTGTATTAAGAAAAATGTTTTTCGCGCGTTTTGTTACTTACACGTAAACTGCAAATAGTAATTGGCTCGGCGAAAGTGCTAAAATCTCGCGCTAAAAGTGCAAACTAGTTCACTTGATGATTGACTGGTGCAGTAAATGCAAATGAAAAATATGCAATCATGAATGACAATATGAAATACAGCACTGTctcttaatttaattaaaaatgtacAGTGAAGAGTACGTGAATAAAAATTGGAAAGACCGGTTTCCTTTTTTTAAATGGAAATGTTAAAAACAAATTCTGACGGTAATAATTCTAGCACatgaattatttatttaattatctcATTCTTAAACCAGAAGTTGCTGTGATTCAGCGTCTGGCTAGAGTGCGATCTTCGGATATTGCTTCAGCCACACCCGGACAAGCTGGAGTGCTGTCTACGCCTATGTAATACAACTTCCGCATGTACTCAGTTTATAGCAAAGTATCCACAATTTGATCATCGATCATCAGCAAGATAATGTACCTGTATAGCTGTTTCTTGTTCACGTATGGTCCTGTTTATGACATCGACAGTGACTGTCAACTCCTGCGTGAAAAATGCTGTTGATAACATAATGTACAAGTTTAGTTCCGTTTGTTTCCTAACCTGTAAATATGACTCTTGCTGATTCACATCAGTTCTTAAAGCAGTTGTGTCTGATATTAGTTTCTAAAATTATATAGATGAAAATTGAAACAGCCAATTCCTGCactaacaaaaataaataataaagtatatatatttgtGTTATTGCTAAACGTTTGTGAAAAGTTTGAAAAGTACCTTTTTGAGCTTTTTAGATATTAGCTGTATTGCCTGTTGTGTTGCCACTTACTCAATCTTATCATGTACTTTTAACTTAACTTTACTAAACTATTTTATGGTTGGGAATCGTTATTGTACCAAGAGTTTGAGGGCTTCCACAAATTTTATATACGGCAAACAAGTCAAACGGTTCTAATAAAAATTTAACGTAACAGTTGAAAGATTTCAAAATATTAGTGTCCATAAAATTTATCCACGACTTAGCCACCAGGTGCTAGAATCAACCAATCATGAAATTAACCGATTTGAGGGTACAAGTAATCATCCGATTGGTCAGTCTCTTCTATAGTCTATTCCTATTTGCACATGGCAGACGGAAAGTTGATATGAACCTggggtgcgtgaccatttcgtccattccattttgaATTCTCAGCATCATTTGAATAtataattagaaattgaaaataccATTGTAAAGCTTGTAAAACTTGTTACTCGTTGAAACAGTTGTATGATACAAACATGTTAATCTTACTTTTGAAGTGTCATTGTGTAAAGAATTATCTCGTTGAAGCTGTGCCACGTTTTCATTCAATTGCAGCGTATCATTCTGAACAGACATGAAAGACGCATCTCATAATGAATAAATTATCTTGGCAATGCTATGTTGCAACTGACCGTCAAGTGATTGGATTGTtcaatttgtttttgtatttgttctCTTACAATTTCCAATTCTTGACGCAAATTCTAAGATAATAGTGAGACAGTTTTGCAGAAAAAATATCAGCGtacgcacgtacacacgcacattgACACTCGCAAGTACTCTTGCATACAGCTTTACTTAAACGTGCATATCAACTTAGCCATACCTGCGCAAGTGTTTACAACACAGAAATAAGAGGCAAACATTACGTTTATAAGTAAATTGTAAAACAGTTTAatgatttaatttaataatttaataaaaatacaaCCAATTAAATGCCAAACCATTAACAAAAAGAACACACACTTACTCACAattcacacacagacacagacacacacacacacacacacacacacacacacacacacacacacacacacacacacacaatatttatTCTGCATACTAACCATTGAGCTTTGGTGATAAGACATGTCCTTTGTTTGTAGGTCAACGGTGATGTTCCTCAATTCCAAGTGTGACTTCTAGAATAACACTTCACCTCAGCATTACATATTTCTTGGGCTGTGTATTAGTTAACCTCCAACTTTaatctttcttctttttcacTTTCTAATTCATTTTTTAAATCGTTGACTTCCGTATTTAAATAGATGACTTCCCTTTTTAAATCAGTGGCTTCCGTTGTTAAATCATCGACTTCGGTCTTTAAGTCAGTGACTTCGGTCTTTAAATCAGTGACGACTGTATTTGTTTTCTGGCGTGCCATAACATCAATATCATTAGATTATACATATCGACTACGTTTGTAAAATATAAGCCTGCTTGATTCATgccccgtccttcgtacgagCAAGGAACTGTAGCGTTCTGACGGAAGACGCAGTGTGAACGTGTTTGGAcatgtcacgtgcaatctttgttgtgaGATCCCGGATTCTAAATTTAAATATACTTTTCACGATTGTTTCGATTAAAATCGACACGCCCCCTGTTTatcgcttgctgcagaaaacgtgtggGCTGGATTTTGATGCAAATACAAttagaatttggagagaaacgaaagcgctggAACTGTAAGTTCTgttggcaagaaatatttAATTGCTCAAAGCTTTAAAAAGAACAACGACGCGTAAGGTATATATAGGACAAGTGTAAGTGCGTGTTCTAATAAACTGGTATGTGTAGCGTtagcgtcatcgagaaattttacgttggggtcgacccctcgaaagggaaCCCGGTGAgaaatttattaattctttTTTACGAAAACCTTCTTCTTTACGTGCCAAATGTTcttgccgatttcggttgcgtaCGCACAAAATATGTGGTGGCGTatcgcaaacacacacacacacacacacagacagacagacaatttatgCTTTATTTAGACAAGATATCTAAGTCACATTAAAAATAGACTTGACATAACATTTATCAGTTAATCTATATTGTGAAAGTAATATTTTGTGCAGAAACGTTTATACGTgcgtgcttgtttgtttgttagtttgtgtgtgcttgtgtgtgtgtgtgtgtgtgtgtgtgtgtgtgtgtgtgtgtgtgtgtgtgtgtgtgtgtgtgtgtgtgtgtgtgtgtgtgtgtgtgtgcgtgggtgcgagtttgtgtgtgtgtgtgtgtgtgtgtgtgtgtgtgtgcgtgcgtgcgtgggtgcgagtgtttgtttgtttgtgtgtgtgtgtgtttgtttgtgtgtgtgtgtgtgtgtgtgtgtgtgcgtgggtgcgagtttttgtgtgtgtgtgcgtgcgtgcgtgtgtgtgtgtgtgtgtgtgtgtgtgtgtgtgtgtgtgtgtgtgtgtgtgtgtgtgtgcgtgtgtgtgtgtgtgtgtgtgtgtgtgtgtgtgtgtgtttgtttgagaGTGATGTTTTGTGCGTGTAATCCTTCACCAAAGGTTTGAATCTCTAATGGCACGTCGATCGTTGCACACAAAGCGTTGCTGAACTCGTAATTGCAAGGGTTACCGTAGAAGTACCGCAGTCGGCTCACGAAAAAAGCATTTACATAGGCTGAGATGCGAGCAATTTCACGACACCTAAAATCTAGATAATACGAAAGCCATTCAGAAGCGCTGTGTTTGCATTCACAACGCGAAACGCAAACCACGATGGCGGATTGAATCCGATTTTGTCATCAGAAAGGCCGGCGAACATGCAGAATTTCAATTTCACGGTCGTCTTTGACACTGGTGTAAGCATTTTGAAGAACCGAACTCAACCTTTCGAGCTGTATATGTCAGTCAAATTACTCTAAACTGTCTGAAAAGCTCCGTAATCGATCTCACGCGGTCATGTTGCAGTACCAAATATGCCAAAAGTTTTCAGTAATCTTTTAGAACAGAAAAAAACAATTCCATCCATACGCCATTATTTTCGACTTCAAAGCTTATCTTGACAAGAGGACACACTAATTAACAACGCCAAGAAAATCaacatcaaaacaaacaaccacatcaacatcaacaccaGCAAAGACACTAACACCAACACGAATCACaaaaacaacaccaacaaagacaacaacatcACATACAATTTCAACATCTATCACCTCAACACCTCATAAGCAACATCACAACCCACATCAACACCATTGCTACACGAACACTTACACCAATAACACCACCAGCACAACAACATGAATTTAGCTttattaacaacaacaacaacaacgccGACAatcacaccaacaacaacaccaattAACAACACAAAGATCAGGAACATCGCCACTACCACCAACATTAATACCAAACTCGGAGAGTTGCTAGCTATTATACGTTCCTTTCACATTTCCCACTACAGTTCTGTGACCATGCATGTTCTacaaaatttagtttagtCCTACATATCGAATTGTTGTATTGCTAAAATGAAGACAATAAAGCAAAGTCTTAGAACAGCAAAGAAGTCTTAGCCGCCGAATTCATTGAAGTTGACAATCTCAGCCTAAAGTTGTCAATAGCGGTGCCTTTCAACATATCGCAACATGCAtgttagcctcgaatttccagacaagagagcgcgcgaagcgcgaactctagtctggaccaagttcatactaaaatatttttggaagtatttatcaatggCGATGATAAATGGTGtttaacagcgtaggatcgttttacctagatcaacatattatttgtaaatgccatgagatctcacgaacaaatagacgtctgccgtgtttgcggtgatatcttggtggacggcatgaaacgacgactctttgattcttcggcacaccgctagctagtctaaccactcgactagcgagactaccgctcgaccagttgtcaaaggtgatggtcttagactctagcgacgctgctgtgcatgtcctgtcaccgcaaacttgaaaatatcgaagaactgaagctgaaactaaaactaagatgtgtgtgtgtgtgtgtgtgtgtgtgtgtgtgtgtgtgtgtgtgtgtgtgtgtgtgtgtgtgtgtgtgtgtgtgtgtgtgtgtgtgtgtgtgtgtgtgtgtgtgtgtgtgcagagtctAAGATGTGTGTACGCAATCACTCCAATTTTAGTAGGCGCGGTTTTTTGGACTGCAGTGGAAGGGTCAAATGGgtaagtgataagtagggCTGCAGGGCCTTAGGAGCTGCGAGTCGGTGCTTTTAGAGGCTGCATGAGTGTACAGCTAGGACCACACCTCCGTATGGTAGCGCATGCTAAATGACAACGCCTTCTAACGCGTGTTAGGCCGCACCTCTTTTTAattgcttcctacgccactgtatACGCcaacaaagtacacttgtaactgacactaataATGTCCCTTGGGACACGATTAACCAAGGACATGATTAACGCTGACCGAAAGCGGCAGTACCAGACCAGACGTAGTTGTaatggaagcgcatccggggcgCATCCGGGGCGAgaataacagacagatatagCGTGCCGTTTCTGCCAAATCAAGTGTCTAGTGTTTATTGCTCATCGTAGAAAAGTTTGTAGTGACATTTGGACGTGGTCTAAGAGAGCCGtttttgtcaaaacaagtgCCTATAGTACTGACTTTtggttctagagttacatcTCATAGTAAGTGTTGGGTTCTAGAATTACGTCGTAGCAAGTGCATAGTTACGTTTTTTTCTAGAGTTATAGCGTTA of the Corticium candelabrum chromosome 2, ooCorCand1.1, whole genome shotgun sequence genome contains:
- the LOC134198345 gene encoding uncharacterized protein LOC134198345; translation: MPDSSEHRRYFHGQDTLQAVLMWVALDGSISDPSKVALKDCSHHSPATLCDSSTEVLADVFCGRTEVRLVAEDAVQDFSGQIPTTPTLFDLIKQLQQQVTTSLALVFSLEVRREHCLMDALDSVNQRGFDPQKTPAVEFLGEEGVDSGSLRIELWHLVARNAQGFLVCGNHDRCIPIHSVKHLSQENFKKFGVLIAMAVVQDGMGCPVFAPCVYSYLCGKTLTEIKSDIMDIPDPDVCSIAKQVLL